A genomic stretch from Archangium lipolyticum includes:
- a CDS encoding transglutaminase domain-containing protein codes for MPSAPSPVESARFVFAWRGIPVGTVSLSLDSQAGRFTYTSRHLHTRGEHVGERVREVSLEVQPGGTVVGRTSVPQALWLWRGPPVLGCVTGREELSGREGPHCVTAIRGAQVEGTLLGQPFTARHDEHGRMVALEVGQSRFTAVPPGQRLKPPPELFADGLPVEGESGPLAFSPAWPVAPRPGWLTAWRAVEARALAAEVHAAFPEKGPGAADFHEEGEGEAGGCLAHASRFAAQAAARGQRVALVHGLLVVDGGPARPHAWVRVGLVGGGTLDLDPTSLDPVTSETHLPLAVARPGAPSVEAGERWLALLRGEHRVVRLSRRE; via the coding sequence GTGCCATCCGCCCCCTCCCCGGTGGAGAGCGCCCGCTTCGTCTTCGCGTGGAGGGGGATCCCCGTGGGGACCGTTAGCCTCTCCCTCGACTCCCAGGCAGGACGTTTCACCTACACCTCTCGCCACCTGCACACCCGAGGGGAGCACGTCGGGGAGCGCGTACGGGAGGTCTCCTTGGAAGTGCAACCGGGGGGCACGGTGGTGGGGCGCACGAGTGTTCCGCAGGCCCTGTGGTTGTGGCGAGGCCCCCCTGTCCTCGGGTGCGTGACGGGGCGGGAGGAGCTCTCTGGCCGCGAGGGGCCGCACTGCGTCACCGCCATCCGGGGCGCCCAGGTGGAGGGCACATTGCTCGGCCAGCCCTTTACCGCGCGCCATGACGAGCACGGACGGATGGTGGCGCTGGAGGTGGGGCAGTCACGCTTCACCGCCGTGCCACCAGGACAGCGGTTGAAACCTCCGCCGGAGCTCTTCGCGGACGGCCTGCCCGTGGAGGGGGAGTCCGGTCCGCTCGCCTTCTCGCCCGCGTGGCCTGTCGCGCCGCGCCCGGGGTGGCTGACGGCCTGGCGGGCGGTGGAGGCGCGGGCGCTCGCGGCGGAGGTGCACGCGGCCTTTCCGGAGAAGGGTCCGGGCGCCGCGGACTTCCACGAGGAGGGTGAGGGCGAGGCAGGCGGGTGCCTGGCGCATGCGTCGCGCTTCGCGGCCCAGGCGGCGGCGCGCGGGCAGCGGGTGGCGCTGGTGCACGGGTTGCTCGTCGTGGATGGCGGCCCCGCACGGCCTCATGCCTGGGTGCGCGTGGGCCTGGTGGGGGGCGGCACGTTGGACCTGGATCCCACTTCGTTGGATCCCGTCACTTCCGAGACGCACCTGCCGCTCGCGGTGGCTCGGCCGGGGGCTCCCTCGGTGGAGGCCGGGGAGCGGTGGCTGGCGCTGCTGCGCGGCGAGCACCGCGTGGTGCGCCTCAGTCGAAGGGAATGA
- a CDS encoding arginine N-succinyltransferase: MLVLRDVQKTDLPGLKRLAAVLNTVNLPNNEETLEAIIDKSVKSFAGKVKNPFEREYLFVLEDVRNELIIGTSMIIAQHGTYESPHIYYDVSEREHYSASIGRHFRHKVLSIGYNYEGPTEIGGLVVDPPYRATPDKPGKQLSYVRFLFMAMHRRIFRPRVLAELLPPLLPDGRSLLWEACGKKFTGLTYQEADRLSRQNKEFIKELFPSSDIYASLFPDRVQKVLGEVGPNTQGVQRMLERVGFRYVERIDPFDGGPHFEANLADITLVRRYRSVKLAEQDFEMEGDDVLVSFERESGRNRFRAVRTTARLDDKNAYLPARAKELLDAPAGAKLSVIPFD, from the coding sequence ATGCTCGTCCTGCGCGATGTCCAGAAGACCGACCTGCCCGGCCTGAAGCGGCTCGCCGCGGTGCTCAACACCGTCAACCTGCCCAACAACGAGGAGACGCTCGAGGCCATCATCGACAAGTCCGTGAAGAGCTTCGCGGGCAAGGTGAAGAACCCCTTCGAGCGCGAGTACCTCTTCGTCCTGGAAGACGTGCGCAACGAGCTCATCATCGGCACGTCGATGATCATCGCGCAGCACGGCACCTACGAGTCGCCGCACATCTACTACGACGTGTCCGAGCGCGAGCACTACTCGGCCAGCATCGGCCGGCACTTCCGGCACAAGGTGCTCTCCATCGGCTACAACTACGAGGGCCCCACGGAGATTGGCGGCCTGGTGGTGGACCCGCCCTACCGCGCCACGCCGGACAAGCCCGGCAAGCAGCTGTCCTACGTGCGCTTCCTCTTCATGGCCATGCACCGGCGCATCTTCCGCCCGCGCGTGCTGGCCGAGCTGCTGCCGCCGCTGCTGCCGGATGGGCGCAGCCTCCTCTGGGAGGCGTGCGGCAAGAAGTTCACCGGCCTCACCTATCAGGAGGCGGACCGCCTCAGCCGGCAGAACAAGGAGTTCATCAAGGAGCTCTTCCCCTCCTCGGACATCTACGCGTCGCTCTTCCCGGACCGCGTGCAGAAGGTGCTCGGCGAGGTGGGCCCCAACACCCAGGGCGTGCAGCGGATGTTGGAGCGCGTGGGGTTCCGCTACGTGGAGCGGATCGATCCGTTCGACGGCGGCCCCCACTTCGAGGCCAACCTCGCGGACATCACCCTGGTGCGCCGCTACCGCTCGGTGAAGCTGGCCGAGCAGGACTTCGAGATGGAGGGAGACGACGTGCTCGTCTCCTTCGAGCGCGAGTCGGGGCGAAACCGCTTCCGCGCGGTGCGCACCACGGCCCGGTTGGACGACAAGAACGCGTACCTCCCGGCGCGGGCCAAGGAGCTGCTGGACGCGCCCGCGGGCGCGAAGCTGTCCGTCATTCCCTTCGACTGA
- a CDS encoding polysaccharide lyase, translating into MRELLVSLLAVLMPGLSWAGVVWKGDFETGNLGQYSSVQQVSTDRLQVVQSPAFQGRYALKATVRQGDDPINSSGNRNELIYKGREQEGSEYYYRWQVMFAPDYPSVKTWQVFTQWHHNGCCGSPPVEFFVYGEELRLTLTDSVTPWTTKLDRGVWHDFIFHVKWSPDPSVGFVELWHNGRRVLPRYMHATMYAGDGIYLKLGLYRSDTVQQVGVVYHDGFVQATRLDDVLPPAPAPAPDAGTPTPAPDAGTSPGDEEPPPVVPTSPWPDSPTPSTFPDDPPHAGCSSAGGTLWAVALLGLGGLLRRMRRR; encoded by the coding sequence TTGAGAGAACTCCTGGTTTCACTTCTCGCCGTGCTGATGCCGGGCCTGTCGTGGGCCGGAGTCGTCTGGAAGGGCGACTTCGAGACGGGAAACCTCGGCCAGTACTCGAGCGTCCAGCAGGTGAGCACCGACCGGCTCCAGGTGGTGCAGTCTCCGGCGTTCCAGGGGCGTTACGCGCTCAAGGCCACGGTGCGGCAGGGGGATGACCCCATCAACTCCAGCGGCAACCGCAACGAGCTCATCTACAAGGGCCGTGAGCAGGAGGGCTCGGAGTACTACTACCGCTGGCAGGTGATGTTCGCGCCGGACTACCCCAGCGTGAAGACGTGGCAGGTCTTCACCCAGTGGCACCACAACGGCTGTTGCGGCTCTCCCCCGGTGGAGTTCTTCGTCTACGGTGAGGAGCTCCGCCTCACGCTCACCGACAGCGTTACCCCCTGGACGACGAAGCTGGATCGCGGCGTCTGGCACGACTTCATCTTCCACGTGAAGTGGTCGCCGGATCCGAGCGTGGGCTTCGTCGAGCTGTGGCACAACGGCCGGCGGGTGCTGCCCCGGTACATGCACGCGACGATGTACGCGGGCGATGGCATCTACCTGAAGCTGGGGCTCTACCGCAGCGACACCGTGCAGCAGGTGGGGGTCGTGTACCATGACGGTTTCGTGCAGGCGACGCGGCTGGACGATGTGCTGCCGCCCGCTCCCGCGCCCGCACCCGACGCGGGCACTCCAACTCCGGCGCCGGACGCGGGCACTTCGCCTGGAGATGAAGAGCCGCCCCCCGTCGTCCCCACCTCTCCGTGGCCTGACAGCCCCACCCCTTCGACCTTCCCCGATGATCCCCCGCACGCCGGCTGCTCGAGCGCGGGCGGAACGCTCTGGGCGGTGGCGCTGCTGGGGCTTGGTGGCCTGCTGCGGCGCATGCGGCGCCGGTAG
- a CDS encoding pyridoxal-dependent decarboxylase, producing MSDAREGAVPHLSPEEFRRLGHRMVDWIADYWSRLESFPVRSAVAPGEVMAKLPEHPPEEGLGGEAGWESVFRDLENVVLPGVTHWQSPSFFAYFPANASGPAVLGELLSAGLGVQGMLWSTSPAATEMETRVLDWLAELTALPASFRSDSGTGGGVIQGTASEATLVAMVAARERVRARLGREAELVAYTSTQAHSSVLKAAMLCGVVRGVSDGVHLRSLGTDERYALSPELLEKAIREDLSAGRQPFFVCASLGTTSSGAMDPLPALRGVLERTGFTGAGGWLHVDAAWAGSALVCPEHRDMLRGLEDVDSFAFNPHKWLLTNFDCNAFYTRDRKSLLDALSVMPEYLRNAATASGAVIDYRDWQVPLGRRFRALKLWFVLRHYGAKGLRSYIRQHVRQAELFASWVEADTRFELAVPRSLALVCFRLRPRPGEEPAATDARNRQLLERLNASGKAFLTHTVLPGVDGAPARYVLRMAIGSPRTEERHVRAVWEQLVALTD from the coding sequence ATGAGCGACGCGCGCGAAGGGGCGGTGCCCCACCTGAGCCCCGAGGAGTTCCGGCGCCTGGGCCACCGGATGGTGGATTGGATCGCCGACTACTGGTCCCGGCTGGAGTCCTTCCCGGTGCGCTCGGCGGTGGCGCCGGGCGAGGTGATGGCGAAGCTCCCCGAGCACCCACCCGAGGAGGGGCTGGGCGGTGAGGCGGGTTGGGAGTCCGTCTTCCGCGACCTGGAGAACGTGGTGCTGCCCGGCGTCACGCATTGGCAGTCACCCTCCTTCTTCGCCTACTTCCCCGCGAATGCCTCCGGGCCCGCGGTGCTCGGCGAGCTGCTGTCCGCCGGCCTGGGCGTGCAGGGCATGCTCTGGTCCACCAGCCCCGCCGCCACCGAGATGGAGACGCGCGTGCTGGACTGGCTGGCCGAGCTGACGGCGTTGCCGGCCTCCTTCCGCTCGGACTCTGGCACTGGCGGTGGCGTCATCCAGGGGACGGCGAGCGAGGCCACCCTGGTGGCCATGGTGGCGGCGCGCGAGCGGGTGCGCGCCAGGCTCGGCCGGGAGGCGGAGCTGGTGGCCTACACCTCCACGCAGGCGCACTCGTCCGTGCTGAAGGCGGCCATGCTGTGCGGCGTGGTGCGTGGCGTGTCGGACGGCGTGCACCTGCGCTCGCTGGGAACGGATGAGCGGTACGCGCTGAGCCCGGAGCTGCTGGAGAAGGCCATCCGCGAGGACCTGTCCGCGGGCCGCCAGCCCTTCTTCGTGTGCGCGTCGCTGGGCACCACCTCCTCGGGGGCCATGGATCCGCTGCCCGCCCTCCGAGGGGTGCTGGAGCGGACGGGCTTCACCGGCGCGGGCGGCTGGCTGCACGTGGACGCGGCCTGGGCGGGCTCCGCGCTCGTCTGCCCCGAGCACCGCGACATGCTGCGGGGGCTGGAGGACGTGGACTCCTTCGCCTTCAACCCGCACAAGTGGCTGCTCACCAACTTCGACTGCAACGCCTTCTACACGCGCGACCGCAAGTCCCTGCTGGACGCGCTGAGCGTCATGCCGGAGTACCTGCGCAACGCGGCCACCGCGAGCGGCGCGGTCATCGACTACCGCGACTGGCAGGTTCCGCTGGGCCGCCGCTTCCGCGCGCTGAAGCTGTGGTTCGTGCTGCGCCACTATGGCGCGAAGGGGCTGCGGTCCTACATCCGCCAGCACGTGCGGCAGGCGGAGCTGTTCGCCTCCTGGGTGGAGGCGGACACACGCTTCGAGCTGGCCGTGCCGCGCTCGCTGGCCCTGGTGTGCTTCCGGCTGCGTCCCAGGCCGGGCGAGGAGCCCGCGGCCACGGACGCGCGCAACCGCCAGCTGCTGGAGCGGCTGAATGCGAGCGGGAAGGCCTTCCTCACGCACACGGTGCTGCCCGGGGTGGATGGCGCGCCCGCGCGTTACGTGCTGCGCATGGCCATCGGCTCGCCGCGCACCGAGGAGCGGCACGTGCGCGCCGTCTGGGAGCAGCTCGTGGCGCTCACTGATTGA
- the mug gene encoding G/U mismatch-specific DNA glycosylase has translation MPDLIGPGLKVLFCGINPSVYSAVVGYHFARPGNRFWPALHASGFTDRLLAPHEQDALPRLGLGITNVVDRATVSADVLTAEELAEGGRMLAAKVRRYRPRYLAVLGITAWRTAFRHPGASLGPQPETLGGTRVWVLPNPSGLNAHYTPAALARLFRELRVAVEGG, from the coding sequence ATGCCGGACCTGATCGGCCCCGGGCTGAAGGTCCTCTTCTGTGGCATCAACCCCAGCGTGTACTCGGCGGTGGTGGGCTACCACTTCGCCCGGCCGGGCAATCGCTTCTGGCCGGCGTTGCATGCCTCGGGCTTCACGGACCGGTTGCTGGCGCCCCACGAGCAGGACGCGCTGCCGCGGCTCGGGCTGGGCATCACCAACGTGGTGGACCGGGCCACCGTCTCGGCGGACGTCCTGACGGCGGAGGAGCTCGCCGAGGGCGGACGGATGCTGGCGGCGAAGGTGCGGCGCTACCGGCCCCGATACCTGGCGGTGTTGGGAATCACTGCATGGCGCACGGCCTTCCGGCACCCCGGGGCCTCGCTGGGGCCTCAGCCGGAGACACTGGGCGGAACGCGCGTCTGGGTGCTGCCCAACCCGAGCGGGTTGAATGCCCATTACACACCGGCGGCGCTGGCGCGGCTGTTCCGCGAGCTGCGCGTGGCGGTGGAAGGCGGCTAG
- a CDS encoding aromatic ring-hydroxylating oxygenase subunit alpha, with product MDHATQVELIRRIQEHLRTGTTHMEAEESRIPVESYLRADRLEAERETLFQRRPLLVAHVSQLPKPGDYFTHDVSGLPLLICRTPSGEPAAFLNVCRHRGTRLVEEACGQHKQAFVCPYHGWTYDTEGTLRAVPHEVGFPSRPSENVGLVRVSIAERFGFLWAQGRKDSRFAADCFLSPVATELASYGLHTHVVYRPERLELRLNWKLAIELFLEAYHVRHAHRTSIYPLFIDNVGLVDRLSPHLRCIFPKRTVRDLEGTPEEAWRLRMHANILYFVFPNTLLLVQPDHVSVTTVYPVDLDRTELRLFTLIPEAPTSEKATRYWDKNVDLLLKAVHEDIRMGESIQRGLRSGANASLRLARFEQGLRYFHEAMDQALGVRA from the coding sequence ATGGATCACGCGACCCAGGTCGAGCTCATCCGCCGCATCCAGGAGCACCTGCGTACGGGCACCACGCACATGGAGGCGGAGGAGTCCCGCATCCCCGTGGAGAGCTATCTGCGCGCGGATCGGCTGGAGGCCGAGCGGGAGACCCTCTTCCAGCGCCGCCCGCTGCTGGTGGCACACGTCTCGCAGTTGCCGAAGCCCGGGGACTACTTCACCCACGACGTGAGCGGTCTGCCACTGCTCATCTGCCGCACGCCCTCGGGCGAGCCCGCCGCCTTCCTCAATGTCTGCCGTCACCGGGGAACCCGGCTGGTGGAGGAGGCGTGCGGCCAACACAAGCAGGCCTTCGTCTGCCCCTATCACGGCTGGACCTATGACACCGAAGGCACCCTGCGTGCCGTCCCGCACGAGGTGGGCTTCCCCAGCCGGCCCTCCGAGAACGTGGGGCTGGTGCGCGTGTCCATCGCCGAGCGCTTCGGCTTCCTCTGGGCCCAGGGCCGCAAGGACTCGCGCTTCGCCGCGGACTGCTTCCTCTCCCCCGTCGCCACCGAGCTCGCCAGCTACGGGCTGCACACCCACGTGGTGTACCGGCCCGAGCGGCTCGAGCTGAGGCTCAACTGGAAGCTGGCCATCGAGCTGTTCCTCGAGGCCTACCACGTGAGGCACGCGCACCGGACCTCCATCTACCCGCTCTTCATCGACAACGTGGGGCTGGTGGACCGGCTGTCGCCGCACCTGCGCTGCATCTTCCCCAAGCGCACCGTGCGCGACCTGGAGGGGACGCCCGAGGAGGCGTGGCGGCTGCGCATGCACGCCAACATCCTCTACTTCGTCTTCCCCAACACGCTGCTGCTGGTGCAGCCGGACCACGTCAGCGTCACCACCGTGTACCCGGTGGACCTCGACCGCACGGAGCTGCGCCTCTTCACGCTCATCCCCGAGGCCCCCACCAGCGAGAAGGCCACCCGGTACTGGGACAAGAACGTCGACCTCCTGCTGAAAGCGGTGCACGAGGACATCCGCATGGGGGAGTCCATCCAGCGGGGACTGCGCTCGGGTGCCAACGCCTCCCTGCGGCTGGCCCGCTTCGAGCAGGGCCTGCGCTACTTCCACGAGGCCATGGATCAGGCGCTCGGAGTCCGCGCCTAG
- a CDS encoding pyridoxal-dependent decarboxylase, whose protein sequence is MSSSIHVLEHLFSAEGFTPEQRRLWLVLLEKLLVPASVAQDSAVLAGKWGQVNALDDGRRVDPRELPVKGESLDAVVDQLLFLMKGASSGVNLPGLLGAVSEVIARGGGERRDEGLLADEARSRVVAMVTRVVGYDAERSQGLTVWGARAAVLAGLRMAIARQAPTSRRKGVPRNLYCFASEAGHESLIEAVETTGIGGYHLIRVKTRKDGAMDPADLHEKMRAVAAGGDVPAFVMATTGSEGASALDDLQELREVADTLTTRHGLRPVHLHADAAWGGLYGVFNSYDFESNPLGFEPLVLEALALIRTRVRHLHLADSVGLDFRWLGRASYPAGLFLLRDGVDLHSVGLRTLETGGALALHAQLRALGLDGHRRLLADVLRSERAIRRGLGLDLSGVAASAETWHRGGAERVTSPSPGLPLDAMSFSGARAPLVRPRN, encoded by the coding sequence ATGAGCTCTTCCATCCACGTGCTGGAGCATCTGTTTTCCGCAGAGGGTTTCACCCCTGAGCAGAGGCGGTTGTGGCTGGTCCTGTTGGAGAAGTTGCTCGTCCCGGCGAGCGTGGCGCAGGACTCGGCGGTGCTCGCGGGGAAATGGGGTCAGGTGAACGCGCTCGATGATGGGCGCCGTGTGGACCCGCGCGAGCTGCCCGTGAAGGGCGAGAGCCTGGACGCGGTGGTGGATCAGTTGCTGTTCCTGATGAAGGGGGCGTCGTCCGGAGTGAACCTGCCCGGGCTGCTCGGCGCGGTGTCCGAGGTGATCGCCCGCGGCGGTGGGGAGCGGCGGGACGAGGGCCTGCTGGCGGACGAGGCGCGGTCGCGCGTCGTCGCCATGGTGACGCGGGTGGTGGGCTACGACGCCGAGCGGAGTCAGGGCCTCACCGTCTGGGGTGCGCGCGCGGCGGTGCTGGCGGGGTTGCGCATGGCCATCGCGAGGCAGGCGCCCACGTCCCGGAGGAAGGGTGTGCCGCGCAACCTCTACTGCTTCGCCTCGGAGGCGGGGCACGAGTCCCTGATCGAAGCGGTGGAGACCACGGGGATTGGCGGCTACCACCTCATCCGCGTGAAGACGCGCAAGGACGGCGCGATGGATCCCGCGGATCTGCACGAGAAGATGCGGGCCGTTGCCGCGGGTGGAGACGTGCCCGCCTTCGTGATGGCGACCACCGGCAGCGAGGGAGCCTCTGCCCTGGATGACTTGCAGGAACTGCGTGAGGTGGCGGACACCCTCACCACGCGCCATGGGCTGAGGCCCGTGCACCTCCACGCGGACGCGGCGTGGGGAGGGCTCTATGGCGTCTTCAACAGCTATGATTTCGAGAGCAACCCGCTCGGCTTCGAGCCCCTGGTGTTGGAGGCGCTCGCGCTCATCCGGACGCGGGTGCGGCACCTGCATCTGGCGGATTCGGTGGGGCTCGACTTCCGGTGGCTGGGGCGGGCCTCGTACCCGGCGGGCCTCTTCCTGCTGAGGGATGGGGTGGATCTGCACTCGGTGGGACTGCGGACGCTGGAGACGGGGGGGGCGCTGGCGCTCCACGCGCAGTTGCGCGCCCTGGGGCTCGACGGCCATCGCCGGTTGCTGGCCGACGTGCTCCGGAGCGAGCGCGCCATCCGGCGCGGCCTGGGGCTGGACCTGTCCGGTGTCGCCGCGAGTGCCGAGACGTGGCACCGGGGCGGCGCGGAGCGTGTCACGAGCCCATCGCCCGGCCTCCCCCTGGATGCGATGAGCTTCTCCGGGGCGCGTGCGCCGCTGGTACGGCCGCGGAACTGA
- a CDS encoding PIN domain-containing protein codes for MTAHREWMFGTNRVRFEPPDLVVAKYSGLTGLEEARRTTAIYRELASQGPFFLIVDVADSELDKQAREHFIQNLRTEWLLGVVYVGADFIQKAAAKAMTIAVYFTGKSHLDFLFANTEAEARALYERKRKEQARVA; via the coding sequence ATGACGGCTCACCGCGAGTGGATGTTCGGCACCAACCGTGTGCGCTTCGAACCTCCTGACCTGGTCGTCGCGAAGTACTCCGGCCTCACCGGCCTCGAGGAGGCCCGGCGCACCACCGCCATCTACCGCGAGCTGGCCTCGCAGGGGCCCTTCTTCCTCATCGTGGACGTCGCGGACTCCGAGCTCGACAAGCAGGCCCGCGAGCACTTCATCCAGAACCTGCGCACCGAGTGGCTCCTCGGCGTGGTGTACGTCGGCGCGGACTTCATCCAGAAGGCCGCAGCCAAGGCCATGACCATCGCCGTCTACTTCACCGGCAAGTCGCACCTCGACTTCCTCTTCGCCAATACCGAGGCGGAGGCTCGCGCCCTCTACGAGCGCAAGCGCAAGGAACAGGCACGCGTGGCCTGA
- a CDS encoding TIGR04013 family B12-binding domain/radical SAM domain-containing protein, translating into MSSTKNKVALVLSYQYPGKYALTVLAGAVEADAVGQDVALRFPRDRESLLTTVRQCHDEGYRVVVAWSFYSASFPAAAEELTWLRERLAGREVLCIAGGVHATAETEQTLRAGFDLVAVGEGEPVLLELLGRLVRGEEPKQTRGMARLVEGRMVPQGRSEGVMLDTYPPFAARNAKFGAIEITRGCIYACRFCQTPFMSKARFRHRSVENIAHWTRVLRAAGKRDVRFITPTSMSYGSPDESVNLEALERLLAAVREAMGREGRVFYGTFPSEVRPEHVTPEALALLKRYVDNDNLIIGGQSGSERILQASHRGHDVETVVRAASLAVEEGFVPNVDFILGLPGETPEDVRATLALMKRLADLGAKVHGHTFMPLPGTPYRDAAPGSVDDETRKELDRLASQGRLYGHWKQQVKLANGIAERRQPRR; encoded by the coding sequence ATGTCCTCCACGAAGAACAAGGTCGCGCTCGTCCTGAGCTACCAGTACCCGGGCAAGTACGCGCTCACCGTCCTTGCGGGGGCGGTGGAGGCGGACGCGGTGGGGCAGGACGTGGCCCTGCGCTTCCCGAGGGATCGGGAGTCGCTGCTGACGACGGTGCGCCAGTGCCACGATGAGGGGTACCGGGTGGTGGTGGCGTGGTCGTTCTACTCGGCGAGCTTCCCCGCGGCGGCCGAGGAGCTGACGTGGCTGCGCGAGCGGCTGGCGGGCCGCGAGGTGCTGTGCATCGCGGGCGGGGTGCACGCCACGGCGGAGACGGAGCAGACGCTGCGGGCGGGCTTCGACCTGGTGGCGGTGGGGGAGGGCGAGCCGGTGTTGTTGGAATTGCTCGGCCGGCTGGTGCGCGGCGAGGAGCCGAAGCAGACGCGGGGGATGGCCCGGCTGGTGGAGGGGCGGATGGTGCCGCAGGGGCGGAGCGAGGGTGTGATGTTGGACACATACCCACCGTTCGCGGCGAGGAACGCGAAGTTCGGGGCGATCGAGATTACGAGGGGCTGCATCTACGCGTGCCGGTTCTGCCAGACGCCGTTCATGAGCAAGGCGCGCTTCCGGCACCGGAGCGTGGAGAACATCGCGCACTGGACGCGGGTGTTGAGGGCGGCGGGCAAGCGGGACGTGCGCTTCATCACGCCGACGTCCATGTCCTACGGCTCGCCGGACGAGTCGGTGAACCTGGAGGCACTGGAGCGGCTGCTGGCGGCGGTGCGCGAGGCGATGGGACGGGAGGGGCGGGTGTTCTACGGGACGTTCCCCTCGGAGGTGAGACCGGAGCACGTGACACCCGAGGCACTGGCGTTGCTCAAGCGCTACGTGGACAACGACAACCTCATCATCGGCGGACAATCGGGGAGTGAGCGGATTCTCCAGGCGAGTCACCGGGGGCACGACGTGGAGACGGTGGTGAGGGCGGCGAGCCTGGCGGTGGAGGAGGGGTTCGTACCGAACGTGGACTTCATCCTGGGGCTGCCGGGAGAGACGCCGGAGGACGTGAGGGCGACGCTGGCGCTGATGAAGCGGCTGGCGGACCTGGGGGCGAAGGTGCACGGACACACGTTCATGCCATTGCCGGGGACGCCGTACCGGGATGCGGCGCCGGGCTCGGTGGACGACGAGACGCGGAAGGAACTGGACCGGCTGGCTTCACAGGGGCGGCTCTACGGACACTGGAAGCAACAAGTCAAACTGGCGAACGGAATCGCGGAGAGACGCCAACCGAGACGTTGA
- a CDS encoding metallophosphoesterase family protein, producing MRFKFVHAADLHLDTPFRGIPADSSLLSTFQQATFRAFARVVDLCLRERVTFLVLAGDLFDAKDRSVRARLALRRELDRLHVAGIQTFIVHGNHDPLSGDTGALGLPGSVKVFGADWEEAEVRREGRLLCRVQGISYPEVEVRENLSARFRRTAPDFTVGLLHANLGGVEGHADYAPCTVEDLGARGLDYWALGHVHTRAEYPLASGAVAVYPGNPQGRHVNEPGERGCVLVEVEEGRTRRRFVPVDRVRWHRLEVPLVGLGSLDGLVAAVTEQVDASCAQELDGHAVRLTLTERGPLHRELSRPEALQQLETDLREQLSRRHPPVLLESVRDASRPELDLQTVRLAGGFTGTLLAEADALAADPEALETVWTEDAELRSLRQRLLRLGVDALEKPRPEWVEQAGLRVVEQLHEEDET from the coding sequence ATGCGCTTCAAGTTCGTCCACGCGGCCGATCTGCACCTGGATACCCCCTTTCGCGGAATCCCCGCCGATTCGAGTCTGCTGAGCACCTTCCAGCAGGCGACATTCCGGGCCTTCGCGCGCGTGGTGGACCTGTGCCTGCGCGAGCGCGTGACCTTCCTGGTGCTGGCGGGAGACCTCTTCGACGCGAAGGACCGCTCGGTGCGGGCGAGGCTGGCGCTGCGGCGCGAGCTGGACCGGCTGCACGTGGCGGGCATCCAGACGTTCATCGTCCACGGGAACCATGATCCGCTGAGCGGGGACACGGGGGCGTTGGGGCTGCCGGGCTCGGTGAAGGTGTTCGGCGCCGATTGGGAAGAGGCGGAGGTGCGCCGGGAGGGAAGACTGCTCTGCCGGGTGCAGGGCATCTCCTACCCGGAGGTAGAGGTGCGCGAGAACCTCTCAGCGCGCTTCCGGCGGACGGCACCGGACTTCACGGTGGGCCTGCTGCACGCGAACCTGGGCGGAGTGGAGGGCCATGCGGACTACGCGCCCTGCACGGTGGAGGACCTGGGGGCGCGCGGGCTGGACTACTGGGCGCTGGGCCACGTGCACACGCGGGCCGAATACCCGCTCGCGAGTGGCGCGGTGGCGGTGTACCCGGGCAACCCGCAGGGGCGGCACGTGAACGAGCCGGGCGAGCGCGGGTGCGTGCTGGTGGAGGTGGAGGAGGGCCGGACGCGGCGGCGCTTCGTCCCGGTGGACCGGGTGCGCTGGCACCGGCTGGAGGTGCCGCTCGTGGGTCTCGGGTCGCTGGATGGGCTCGTGGCGGCGGTGACGGAGCAGGTGGACGCGAGCTGCGCGCAGGAACTGGACGGGCATGCGGTGCGCCTCACGCTGACGGAGCGGGGCCCACTGCACCGGGAGCTGTCCCGGCCGGAGGCGCTCCAGCAGTTGGAGACGGATCTGCGCGAGCAGCTCTCTCGACGTCACCCGCCGGTGCTGCTGGAGTCCGTGCGTGACGCGAGCCGGCCCGAGCTGGACCTCCAGACGGTGCGGCTGGCGGGAGGCTTCACCGGGACGCTGCTGGCCGAGGCCGACGCCCTGGCCGCGGACCCGGAGGCACTGGAGACGGTGTGGACGGAGGACGCGGAGCTGCGCTCGCTGCGCCAGCGCTTGCTGCGGTTGGGCGTGGACGCGCTGGAGAAACCCCGGCCGGAGTGGGTGGAGCAGGCGGGGCTGCGGGTGGTGGAGCAGCTGCACGAGGAGGACGAGACGTGA